One Streptomyces fagopyri DNA window includes the following coding sequences:
- the purB gene encoding adenylosuccinate lyase, with protein sequence MTAAPAKPRIPNVLAGRYASAELATLWSPEQKVRLERQLWLAVLRAQKDLGIEVPDAAIADYERVLDQVDLASIAEREKVTRHDVKARIEEFNDLAGHEHVHKGMTSRDLTENVEQLQIRLSLELTRDRTVAVLTRLGKLAGEYAELVMAGRSHNVAAQATTLGKRFATAADELLVAYGRVEELLGRYPLRGVKGPVGTAQDMLDLLDGDAAKLADLERRVAGHLGFSQAFTSVGQVYPRSLDYEVVTALVQLAAAPSSLAKTIRLMAGHELVTEGFKPGQVGSSAMPHKMNTRSCERVNGLMVILRGYASMTGELAGDQWNEGDVSCSVVRRVALPDAFFALDGLLETFLTVLDEFGAFPAVVARELDRYLPFLATTKVLMGAVRAGVGREVAHEAIKENAVASALAMREQGAERNELLDKLAADERIPLDRAQLDALMADKLSFTGAAADQVAVVVARVEEIAKRHPEAAGYTPGAIL encoded by the coding sequence GTGACTGCCGCGCCCGCAAAGCCCCGTATCCCCAACGTCCTCGCCGGACGCTACGCCTCCGCCGAGCTCGCCACGCTCTGGTCCCCCGAGCAGAAGGTGAGGCTGGAGCGTCAGCTCTGGCTCGCCGTGCTGCGGGCGCAGAAGGACCTCGGGATCGAGGTGCCGGACGCCGCCATCGCCGACTACGAGCGTGTCCTCGACCAGGTCGACCTGGCCTCGATCGCCGAGCGCGAGAAGGTCACCCGGCACGACGTGAAGGCGCGGATCGAGGAGTTCAACGACCTCGCCGGGCACGAGCACGTGCACAAGGGCATGACGTCCCGGGACCTCACCGAGAACGTCGAGCAGTTGCAGATCCGGCTCTCGCTCGAGCTGACGCGGGACCGCACGGTGGCCGTACTGACGCGGCTCGGCAAGCTCGCGGGTGAGTACGCCGAGCTGGTCATGGCGGGCCGCTCGCACAACGTCGCGGCGCAGGCGACCACGCTCGGCAAGCGTTTCGCGACCGCCGCCGACGAGCTGCTCGTCGCGTACGGCCGGGTCGAGGAGCTGCTCGGCCGCTACCCGCTGCGCGGCGTCAAGGGCCCGGTCGGCACGGCGCAGGACATGCTGGACCTGCTGGACGGGGACGCGGCGAAGCTCGCCGACCTGGAGCGGCGCGTCGCCGGGCACCTCGGTTTCTCGCAGGCCTTCACCTCCGTGGGTCAGGTCTACCCGCGCTCGCTGGACTACGAGGTCGTCACCGCGCTGGTGCAGCTGGCGGCCGCCCCGTCGTCGCTGGCCAAGACGATCCGGCTGATGGCCGGGCACGAGCTGGTCACCGAGGGCTTCAAGCCGGGCCAGGTCGGCTCGTCCGCCATGCCCCACAAGATGAACACCCGCTCCTGCGAGCGCGTCAACGGCCTGATGGTCATCCTGCGGGGCTACGCCTCGATGACCGGTGAGCTGGCGGGCGACCAGTGGAACGAGGGCGACGTCTCCTGCTCGGTGGTGCGCCGGGTCGCGCTGCCCGACGCGTTCTTCGCGCTGGACGGACTGCTGGAGACCTTCCTGACCGTCCTCGACGAGTTCGGCGCGTTCCCGGCGGTCGTGGCCCGCGAACTCGACCGCTACCTGCCGTTCCTCGCGACCACCAAGGTCCTGATGGGCGCGGTGCGGGCCGGCGTCGGCCGTGAGGTCGCCCACGAGGCGATCAAGGAGAACGCGGTCGCCTCCGCCCTCGCGATGCGCGAGCAGGGCGCCGAGCGCAACGAGCTGCTGGACAAGCTCGCCGCGGACGAGCGCATCCCGCTCGACCGTGCCCAGCTCGACGCGCTGA
- a CDS encoding SGNH/GDSL hydrolase family protein: protein MQTNATYTSLVAVGDSFTEGMSDLLPDGSYRGWADILAGRMAALTPDFRYANLAVRGKLIGQIVAEQVDVAAAMRPDVITLVGGLNDTLRPKVDMGRVRGLLEEAVERLAPACEQLVLMRSPGRNGPVLERFRPRMEELFGVVDDLAKRHDALVVDLYGAPSLSDPRMWDVDRLHLTPDGHRRVAEAVWQKLGLSPEDPEWHAPVPPTAPPGWTARRTADVRFAKQHLLPWIGRRLTGRSSGDGRPAKRPELLPYEGPLG, encoded by the coding sequence ATGCAGACGAATGCCACGTACACCAGTCTTGTCGCGGTCGGCGACTCCTTCACCGAGGGCATGTCGGACCTGTTGCCCGACGGTTCGTACCGCGGCTGGGCCGACATCCTGGCCGGCCGGATGGCCGCACTGACCCCCGACTTCCGCTACGCCAACCTCGCGGTGCGCGGCAAGCTCATCGGGCAGATCGTGGCCGAGCAGGTGGACGTGGCGGCCGCGATGCGCCCCGACGTGATCACCCTGGTCGGCGGCCTCAACGACACCCTGCGTCCCAAGGTCGACATGGGCCGGGTCCGCGGGCTGCTCGAGGAGGCCGTGGAGCGTCTCGCCCCCGCCTGCGAGCAGCTCGTCCTGATGCGCAGCCCGGGCCGCAACGGTCCGGTGCTCGAACGGTTCCGGCCGCGTATGGAGGAGCTCTTCGGCGTCGTCGACGATCTGGCGAAGCGGCACGACGCGCTGGTGGTCGACCTGTACGGGGCGCCGTCGCTCTCCGATCCCCGGATGTGGGACGTGGACCGGCTGCACCTGACGCCCGACGGCCACCGCCGGGTCGCGGAGGCCGTCTGGCAGAAGCTCGGCCTCTCGCCCGAGGACCCCGAGTGGCATGCGCCGGTGCCGCCCACGGCACCGCCCGGCTGGACGGCCCGCCGCACCGCCGACGTCCGCTTCGCCAAGCAGCACCTGCTGCCCTGGATAGGCCGACGGCTCACAGGCCGCTCGTCGGGTGACGGCCGCCCGGCCAAACGCCCGGAGCTGCTGCCGTACGAGGGCCCGCTGGGGTAG
- a CDS encoding hemolysin family protein: MTAVQLLIGLATLVVNAFFVGAEFALISVRRSQIEPHADRGDRRARSVLWGLEHVSALLAAAQLGITLCTLVLGIVAEPAIAHLLEPVFHAVGVSQGAGHAVSFVIALTLATYLHMLFGEMVPKNIALAEPVRTALLLGPPLVGLSRALRPVIFTVNAFANGLLKLLRVETKDEVAAAFSDDELARLVKDSGAAGLIDDRAQERLHDVLELGRRPVRDVVLPLEGVVYASVGVTPEGLERLSAESGFSRFPVVDEARRIVGYLHVKDALDAMPRDLPFRVQDMRPIARVRESTPLDDVLTAMRRSRTHLAAVMGSDGRLAGLVTMEDVLRELFDQVV, from the coding sequence ATGACCGCCGTACAACTGCTGATCGGCCTGGCCACGCTGGTCGTGAACGCCTTCTTCGTGGGCGCCGAGTTCGCGCTGATCTCGGTGCGCCGCAGTCAGATCGAACCCCACGCCGACCGGGGCGACCGCAGGGCGCGCAGTGTGCTGTGGGGTCTGGAGCACGTGTCCGCGCTGCTGGCGGCCGCGCAGCTGGGCATCACCCTGTGCACGCTGGTCCTCGGCATCGTGGCCGAACCCGCGATCGCGCACCTGCTGGAGCCGGTGTTCCACGCCGTGGGCGTCTCGCAGGGCGCGGGCCACGCGGTCTCGTTCGTGATCGCGCTCACCCTGGCGACGTATCTGCACATGCTGTTCGGCGAGATGGTCCCGAAGAACATCGCGCTCGCCGAGCCCGTGCGCACCGCACTGCTGCTCGGGCCGCCGCTGGTCGGGCTCTCCCGCGCGTTGCGGCCGGTGATCTTCACCGTCAACGCGTTCGCCAACGGCCTGCTCAAGCTGCTGCGGGTCGAGACGAAGGACGAGGTCGCCGCGGCCTTCTCCGACGACGAACTGGCCCGGCTCGTCAAGGACTCCGGAGCGGCCGGGCTCATCGACGACCGCGCCCAGGAGCGGCTGCACGACGTCCTGGAGCTCGGCCGCCGCCCCGTACGCGATGTCGTCCTCCCGCTGGAGGGCGTCGTGTACGCGAGCGTGGGCGTCACCCCCGAGGGGCTGGAGCGGCTGTCCGCCGAGTCCGGGTTCTCGCGCTTCCCGGTGGTGGACGAGGCGCGTCGCATCGTCGGCTATCTGCACGTCAAGGACGCGCTGGACGCGATGCCGCGCGACCTGCCGTTCCGGGTGCAGGACATGCGGCCCATCGCGCGGGTCCGGGAGAGCACCCCGCTGGACGACGTGCTCACCGCGATGCGGCGCAGCCGGACGCATCTCGCGGCGGTCATGGGCAGCGACGGACGCCTCGCGGGGCTGGTGACGATGGAGGACGTCCTGCGGGAGCTGTTCGACCAGGTGGTGTGA
- a CDS encoding hemolysin family protein, whose product MTEVLLLLVAVLLSLACGVFVAAEFSLTTVERSELERAVERGERGASGALKAVRNLTFQLSGAQLGITVTNLVVGMLSESSIAKLIAGPLESAGISPSASMSVALVLGTALSTLFLMVVGELVPKNWAISAPLAMARRVATPQRWFSAAFRPFISHLNNTANRVVRRFGLEPAEELASARGPQELVALARHSAKQGALEADTAELFVRTLNLADLSAENVMTPRVQVIALDIQATCEDVANATRATGLSRFPVHRGSLDAVVGVAHIKDVLALSAERRARTPVSQIMREPLFVPESLTVDRLLDRLSGKRTMAVVIDEYGGTAGVATLEDIVEEVVGEVRDEHDPHETPDLAPADSDSEGRSLYSADGAARTDQLARLGLRVPDGPYETLAGFLATELGRIPAVGDDVEVAGWRLQVVDASGRRAARVLLHAPLDGHEEGTR is encoded by the coding sequence ATGACCGAAGTGCTCCTCCTCCTGGTGGCGGTACTGCTCTCCCTGGCCTGTGGCGTCTTCGTCGCGGCGGAGTTCTCGCTGACCACGGTCGAGCGCAGTGAGCTGGAGCGTGCCGTCGAACGCGGCGAGCGCGGCGCTTCGGGCGCCCTCAAGGCCGTACGGAACCTCACCTTCCAGCTGTCCGGCGCCCAGCTCGGCATCACCGTCACCAACCTGGTCGTCGGCATGCTCTCCGAGTCGTCGATCGCCAAGCTCATCGCCGGGCCCCTGGAGTCGGCCGGGATCTCCCCGTCCGCGTCGATGTCGGTGGCCCTGGTGCTCGGTACGGCGCTGTCGACCCTCTTCCTGATGGTCGTCGGCGAGCTGGTGCCCAAGAACTGGGCGATCTCCGCACCGCTGGCCATGGCCAGGCGGGTGGCGACGCCGCAGCGCTGGTTCAGTGCCGCGTTCCGTCCGTTCATCTCGCACCTCAACAACACCGCGAACCGTGTCGTACGCCGTTTCGGTCTCGAACCCGCCGAGGAGCTGGCCTCCGCGCGCGGACCCCAGGAGCTGGTCGCCCTCGCCCGGCACTCCGCCAAGCAGGGCGCTCTGGAGGCCGACACCGCGGAGCTGTTCGTGCGCACGCTGAACCTCGCCGACCTGTCCGCGGAGAACGTGATGACCCCGCGCGTCCAGGTCATCGCGCTGGACATCCAGGCGACCTGCGAGGACGTGGCGAACGCGACGCGGGCGACCGGCCTGTCCCGCTTCCCGGTGCACCGTGGCAGTCTCGACGCCGTGGTCGGCGTCGCGCACATCAAGGACGTACTGGCGCTGTCCGCCGAACGCAGGGCCCGCACCCCGGTCTCCCAGATCATGCGCGAGCCCCTGTTCGTACCGGAGTCCCTGACCGTCGACCGGCTGCTGGACCGGCTCTCCGGCAAGCGCACCATGGCCGTGGTCATCGACGAGTACGGCGGCACGGCCGGGGTCGCCACCCTGGAGGACATCGTCGAGGAGGTCGTCGGTGAGGTCCGCGACGAGCACGACCCCCACGAGACCCCCGACCTGGCCCCGGCCGACTCCGACAGCGAGGGGCGCAGCCTCTACTCGGCCGACGGCGCCGCCCGTACGGACCAGCTGGCCCGGCTCGGGCTGCGGGTCCCGGACGGCCCGTACGAGACGCTGGCCGGCTTCCTCGCGACCGAGCTCGGCCGCATTCCGGCCGTCGGGGACGACGTCGAGGTCGCCGGGTGGCGGCTCCAGGTGGTGGACGCCTCGGGGCGGCGGGCCGCACGGGTACTGCTGCACGCACCGCTGGACGGGCACGAGGAGGGGACGCGATGA
- a CDS encoding GNAT family N-acetyltransferase, translated as MTDLLIRAATPEDLDTVLAFWRTAAEGTSISDDRDGVERLVARDPEALILAVREGELVGTVIAGFDGWRCHLYRLAVHPGRRRLGVGSALLAAAEERFVRLGGRRGDAMVLRRNETAQHAWRAAGYVPEEAWRRWVKPLTG; from the coding sequence ATGACCGACCTGCTGATCCGGGCCGCGACGCCCGAGGACCTCGACACGGTGCTGGCCTTCTGGAGGACCGCCGCCGAGGGCACCAGCATCAGTGACGACCGGGACGGCGTGGAGCGACTGGTCGCCCGTGATCCCGAGGCGCTGATCCTGGCCGTGCGTGAGGGGGAGCTCGTGGGGACGGTGATCGCGGGCTTCGACGGCTGGCGCTGCCATCTGTACCGGCTGGCGGTCCATCCCGGCCGACGGCGTCTCGGCGTCGGGTCGGCGCTGCTCGCCGCCGCCGAGGAGCGGTTCGTACGGCTCGGGGGGCGGCGCGGGGACGCGATGGTGCTGCGACGGAACGAGACCGCGCAGCATGCGTGGCGGGCGGCCGGGTACGTGCCCGAGGAGGCATGGCGACGGTGGGTGAAGCCGCTCACCGGTTAG
- a CDS encoding FtsX-like permease family protein: protein MLKATLRSFLAHKGRLLLSALAVVLSVAFVAGSLIFSDTVTRTFDRLFASTSADVTVSPKNDLDSQIPTGATPTLPASLADRLAKVDGVAAAHVDAAVENLTIVDRENESVGPTSGAPTIATNWQPSERSPVKLTSGHAPHGAGEALLDADTADRKHIRVGDTLTVQAQPGTFEVRIVGIATFTTTNPGAALLFLDTPTAQTRLLGGTAAATSISLDAAPGVDDAVLKQRVAAELGTKTYDLKTADEQAEDAAAQLGGFLDVIKYVMLGFAGIAVLVGVFLIVNTFSMLIAQRTRELGLLRALGADRRQVRRSVLTEALLLGLVGSTLGLAAGIGLALGLIKLMTAFGMNLKSTEMVIGWGTPVASYVVGVGVTFVAAYLPARRAAGVSPMAALADAEVAGLGRPLRVRGVVGAVVGLAGVAALGGCVAASKTSTAGSLLGLGVVLTLVATVIAGPLLVRPVIKVLGGAFPALFGSVGRMSQRNALRNPRRTGATASALMVGLALVGGMSVASASMSKSFDQQIDKTLGADFVIQNSNFVPFSREVTDKVRGTDGVALVVRQRFTPVAVRLPDGKRIETTAAGYDPRLDDVAHLTYAEGDTAAALGVGHLAMDAKFAREHGVRLGGTVPVEFPAGRHADLTVTALTDQESAEGFGMQGGLYVGFATIEKYVPGGQDSTLYVNATSGTGADQLRSRLEKTLEPYPQVQVRDQGDYKKLVHDQIAVLLYLVYALLGLAIVIAVLGVVNTLALSVVERTREIGLLRAIGLGRRQLRRMIRLESVVIAVFGAILGLVLGLVWGVCVQQVLALQGLTAFAVPWGTIVAVVVGSAVVGIVAALLPALRASRMNVLAAIAHE, encoded by the coding sequence GTGCTCAAGGCGACTCTGCGCAGTTTCCTCGCCCACAAGGGGCGGCTGCTCCTCTCCGCGCTGGCCGTCGTGCTGTCCGTGGCGTTCGTCGCCGGCAGCCTGATCTTCTCGGACACGGTCACCCGTACCTTCGACCGGCTCTTCGCCTCCACCTCGGCGGACGTGACCGTGTCCCCCAAGAACGATCTCGACTCACAGATACCGACCGGCGCCACCCCGACCCTGCCCGCCTCGCTCGCGGACCGGCTGGCGAAGGTGGACGGCGTCGCGGCCGCCCATGTCGACGCGGCCGTCGAGAACCTCACCATCGTCGACCGCGAGAACGAGTCGGTCGGGCCCACCTCGGGCGCACCGACCATCGCCACCAACTGGCAGCCCAGCGAGCGCAGTCCGGTGAAACTGACCTCCGGTCACGCTCCGCACGGAGCCGGCGAGGCACTGCTCGACGCGGATACCGCCGACCGCAAGCACATCCGCGTCGGCGACACCCTCACCGTGCAGGCGCAGCCCGGCACGTTCGAGGTCCGGATCGTCGGCATCGCCACCTTCACCACCACCAACCCCGGTGCCGCACTGCTGTTCCTCGACACCCCGACCGCGCAGACCAGGCTGCTGGGTGGCACCGCCGCCGCCACGAGCATCTCGCTGGACGCGGCGCCGGGGGTCGACGACGCCGTGCTCAAGCAACGCGTGGCCGCCGAACTCGGCACGAAGACGTACGACTTGAAGACGGCCGACGAGCAGGCCGAGGACGCCGCCGCACAGCTCGGCGGCTTCCTGGACGTCATCAAGTACGTGATGCTCGGCTTCGCCGGGATCGCCGTGCTCGTCGGCGTCTTCCTCATCGTCAACACCTTCTCGATGCTCATCGCCCAACGCACGCGGGAACTCGGCCTGTTGCGTGCGCTGGGCGCGGACCGGCGGCAGGTGCGACGGTCCGTGCTGACCGAGGCGCTGCTGCTCGGACTGGTCGGCTCGACGCTCGGTCTGGCCGCGGGCATCGGGCTCGCCCTCGGACTGATCAAGCTGATGACCGCGTTCGGGATGAATCTCAAGTCGACCGAGATGGTGATCGGTTGGGGGACCCCCGTCGCGTCGTACGTCGTCGGGGTCGGCGTCACGTTCGTGGCGGCGTACCTCCCCGCCCGGCGCGCGGCCGGCGTCTCCCCGATGGCGGCTCTCGCGGACGCCGAGGTCGCCGGGCTGGGAAGGCCGTTGCGGGTCAGGGGCGTCGTCGGCGCGGTCGTGGGGCTGGCGGGCGTCGCCGCGCTCGGCGGGTGCGTCGCGGCGTCGAAGACCTCGACGGCCGGCTCGCTGCTGGGACTCGGGGTCGTCCTCACCCTCGTGGCGACGGTGATCGCGGGCCCGCTCCTGGTCCGACCGGTGATCAAGGTCCTGGGCGGGGCCTTCCCCGCCCTGTTCGGATCGGTCGGCCGGATGAGCCAGCGCAACGCCCTGCGCAATCCCCGGCGTACCGGTGCCACCGCCTCCGCCCTGATGGTGGGCCTGGCCCTGGTCGGCGGGATGTCCGTGGCGAGCGCCTCCATGAGCAAGTCCTTCGACCAGCAGATCGACAAGACGCTGGGCGCCGACTTCGTCATCCAGAACAGCAACTTCGTGCCGTTCTCCCGGGAGGTCACCGACAAGGTGCGGGGCACGGACGGCGTCGCCCTCGTCGTCCGCCAGCGCTTCACACCGGTCGCGGTGCGGCTGCCGGACGGCAAGCGGATCGAGACGACCGCCGCGGGTTACGATCCGCGGCTCGACGACGTCGCCCACCTCACGTACGCCGAGGGGGACACCGCGGCGGCGCTCGGAGTGGGGCATCTCGCCATGGACGCGAAGTTCGCGCGGGAGCACGGCGTGCGCCTGGGCGGTACGGTCCCCGTCGAGTTCCCCGCCGGGCGCCACGCCGATCTGACGGTCACCGCGCTCACCGACCAGGAGTCCGCCGAGGGGTTCGGCATGCAGGGCGGGCTGTACGTCGGTTTCGCCACGATCGAGAAGTACGTGCCGGGCGGACAGGACTCCACGCTGTACGTGAACGCGACGTCGGGCACGGGCGCCGACCAGCTGCGCTCGCGGCTGGAGAAGACGCTCGAGCCGTATCCGCAGGTACAGGTGCGCGACCAGGGCGACTACAAGAAGCTGGTCCACGACCAGATCGCGGTCCTGCTCTATCTCGTCTACGCCCTGCTCGGACTCGCGATCGTCATCGCGGTGCTCGGCGTGGTCAACACCCTGGCCCTGTCGGTCGTCGAGCGCACCCGGGAGATCGGACTGCTGCGCGCCATCGGTCTCGGCCGCCGCCAGCTGCGCCGGATGATCCGTCTGGAGTCGGTGGTGATCGCCGTGTTCGGCGCGATCCTCGGTCTCGTCCTGGGACTGGTCTGGGGCGTCTGTGTCCAGCAGGTGCTCGCGCTCCAGGGTCTGACGGCGTTCGCCGTTCCCTGGGGGACCATCGTCGCGGTGGTGGTGGGTTCGGCCGTGGTGGGCATCGTCGCGGCGCTGCTCCCGGCACTGCGCGCGTCGCGGATGAACGTACTGGCGGCGATCGCGCACGAGTGA
- a CDS encoding toxin-antitoxin system HicB family antitoxin — MAKTQLNVRVDEGTARAARERALARGMSVNRYIEELVRQDTGEMGHTFVDAASDFMKQYESVFAEEFGADREGSREVTRQGSREGRR; from the coding sequence ATGGCGAAGACTCAACTGAACGTGCGGGTGGACGAGGGCACGGCCCGAGCCGCCCGGGAGCGGGCCCTCGCGCGCGGCATGAGCGTGAACCGCTACATCGAGGAGCTGGTCAGACAGGACACCGGCGAGATGGGCCACACCTTCGTCGACGCCGCCTCCGACTTCATGAAGCAGTACGAATCCGTCTTCGCCGAGGAATTCGGCGCGGACCGCGAAGGCTCCCGCGAAGTCACCCGCCAAGGCTCCCGCGAAGGTCGTCGTTGA
- a CDS encoding fic family toxin-antitoxin system, toxin component — protein MSSLRVDLAWLLMIAEQKTPGDPQVTDWGALVAAVSRHEAEIFGIPVYDSPHDRAAALLQLLLHVPALERSNAMFASAVAYAYLVASGLKVVTSPEQVRELARLVKGGEATVHDIARELRQWSL, from the coding sequence TTGAGCAGTCTCAGAGTCGACCTTGCCTGGCTTCTCATGATCGCCGAACAGAAGACGCCCGGAGACCCCCAGGTCACCGACTGGGGAGCCCTCGTCGCCGCCGTCAGTCGGCACGAGGCGGAGATATTCGGCATTCCCGTCTACGACAGTCCGCACGACCGCGCCGCCGCACTGCTCCAGCTCCTGCTGCACGTCCCGGCGCTCGAACGCTCCAACGCGATGTTCGCCTCGGCCGTCGCGTACGCCTATCTCGTCGCCAGCGGCCTCAAGGTCGTCACCTCACCCGAGCAGGTGCGCGAACTCGCCCGCCTGGTGAAGGGCGGTGAGGCGACCGTGCACGACATCGCGCGGGAGCTGCGCCAGTGGAGCCTGTGA
- a CDS encoding class I SAM-dependent methyltransferase, protein MAFRSARSGKVPRDPVHHPLFARYYARVSVAAETRLGMGGVRDRLLSGLSGRVIEIGAGNGLNFAHYPGAVSEVVAIEPERRLRRSAVEAALRAEVPVDVAPGVAEALPVKSEAFDAAVVSLVLCSVRDVPRALAELRRVLRPGGTLRFFEHGAGGGRVMKAAQRGLDRTVWPRLNGGCHLARDPVAALRDAGFELGPYRPLLMPEKGPRLPTSYCVLGSARRPGVRETGTS, encoded by the coding sequence ATGGCGTTCAGGTCGGCCCGCTCCGGCAAGGTGCCACGGGATCCGGTGCACCATCCGCTGTTCGCCCGCTACTACGCCCGTGTCAGCGTGGCCGCCGAGACGCGGCTGGGCATGGGCGGCGTTCGCGACCGGCTGCTCTCGGGACTCTCCGGCCGGGTCATCGAGATCGGCGCGGGCAACGGTCTGAACTTCGCGCACTATCCGGGTGCCGTCTCGGAGGTCGTCGCGATCGAACCGGAGCGGCGGCTGCGCCGGTCGGCCGTGGAGGCCGCTCTGCGCGCGGAGGTCCCCGTCGATGTGGCGCCGGGTGTGGCGGAGGCGCTGCCGGTCAAGAGCGAGGCCTTCGACGCGGCGGTGGTCTCGCTGGTGCTGTGCAGCGTGCGCGATGTGCCGCGCGCCCTGGCGGAGCTCCGGCGCGTGCTGCGGCCCGGTGGCACGCTGCGGTTCTTCGAGCACGGCGCGGGCGGCGGACGGGTGATGAAGGCCGCCCAGCGCGGTCTGGACCGTACGGTGTGGCCGCGGCTCAACGGCGGCTGCCATCTGGCCCGTGACCCGGTCGCCGCGCTGCGCGACGCCGGCTTCGAACTCGGCCCGTACCGGCCGCTGCTGATGCCCGAGAAGGGGCCGCGGCTGCCCACGTCGTACTGTGTGCTGGGCTCCGCGCGCCGGCCCGGCGTCCGCGAGACCGGCACGTCGTAG
- the bioD gene encoding dethiobiotin synthase, whose protein sequence is MAVLVITGTGTEVGKTVTTAAVAAVAVAAGRSVAVLKPAQTGVGPHERGDADEVARLAGAVTTLELGRYPEPLAPATAARRARLAPVRPREVADAAAKLATEHDLVLVEGAGGLLVRFDDEGGTLADAAALLDAPVLLVVAAGLGTLNTTELTAREIRRRGLDLAGLVIGSWPEPADLASRCNLADLPVVAEAPLLGALPAGAGGRPPAAFRAGAPGWLAPGLGGTWDADAFTGSC, encoded by the coding sequence ATGGCTGTCCTGGTGATCACGGGGACGGGCACGGAGGTGGGCAAGACGGTCACGACGGCCGCGGTCGCCGCCGTCGCCGTGGCCGCCGGACGGTCGGTGGCCGTCCTCAAGCCCGCGCAGACGGGCGTGGGTCCGCACGAGCGGGGGGACGCCGACGAGGTGGCCCGGCTCGCGGGGGCGGTGACGACACTCGAACTCGGCCGCTACCCCGAGCCCTTGGCCCCCGCGACGGCCGCCAGGCGGGCCCGCCTGGCTCCGGTGCGGCCCCGCGAGGTGGCGGACGCGGCCGCGAAACTGGCCACCGAGCACGACCTCGTCCTGGTCGAGGGGGCGGGCGGCCTGCTCGTCCGCTTCGACGACGAGGGCGGCACGCTGGCGGACGCGGCGGCACTGTTGGACGCGCCGGTGCTGCTCGTCGTGGCGGCGGGCCTCGGCACCCTCAACACGACCGAGCTGACCGCGCGTGAGATCCGGCGCAGGGGGCTGGACCTGGCCGGGCTCGTCATCGGCAGCTGGCCCGAACCCGCCGACCTGGCGTCCCGTTGCAACCTGGCGGACCTGCCCGTGGTGGCCGAAGCGCCGCTGCTGGGCGCCCTGCCCGCGGGGGCCGGCGGCCGCCCGCCCGCCGCGTTCCGCGCCGGGGCACCCGGGTGGCTGGCACCGGGCCTGGGCGGCACCTGGGACGCGGACGCCTTCACCGGGTCCTGTTGA